The following coding sequences are from one Triticum dicoccoides isolate Atlit2015 ecotype Zavitan chromosome 4A, WEW_v2.0, whole genome shotgun sequence window:
- the LOC119287451 gene encoding probable ion channel CASTOR isoform X1: MPLDPDHSPSPPPQPPHRDWFFPPAPPFLPSSSRSLAPRAPFPSTSRSYKPYSPADRRPLPPPRSRSRSPHPSPEQQSPQPPSAPRLRGWDPRYAGVRRGDAPAAAAAPPAAPPAVPERKSPPASALTLRWSGMLSAAAILLCFASLLHRNFSLHDQVHHLRGQLGAATAKLQSCIVVMDSSLDMSSVFSYESNDEFVPSRSLKNFSLLLSLSALYAPIVILKYIDILSKLRRSRHSEDVAFNKRLAYRVDIFLSLHPYAKPLVLLVGTMLLIGLGGLALYGVTDDSLSDCLWLSWTFVADAGNHANAVGVGPKLVSVSISIGGMLVFAMMLGLVTDSISEKFDSLRKGRSEVIEQSHTLILGWSDKLGSLLNQICIANESLGGGTIVVMAERDKEEMEADIAKMEFDLKGTAVICRSGSPLILADLKKVSVSKARAIVVLAEEGNADQSDARALRIVLSLTGVKEGLRGHIVVELSDLDNEVLVKLVGGDLVETVVAHDVIGRLMIQCARQPGLAQIWEDILGFENCEFYIKRWPQLVGMQFEDVLISFPDAVPCGIKMASYGGKIILNPDDCYVLQEGDEVIVIAEDDDTYTPAPLPKVRRGYPPKDFVGPKSPERILFCGWRRDMEDMIMVLDAFLAPGSELWMFNDVPEIDRERKLIEGGLDFSRLENITLVHREGNAVIRRHLESLPLESFDSILILADESVEDSAIQADSRSLATLLLIRDIQAKRLPYKEAIGSDGFRRSLSEGSWMGEMQQASDKSVIISEILDPRTKNLLYMSKISDYVLSNELVSMALAMVAEDRQINYVLEELFAEQGNELQIRQSDLYLREDEELNFFEVMLRARQRKEVVIGYRLEDAERAIINPPDKVSRRRWSPKDVFVAIAEKE; this comes from the exons ATGCCCCTGGACCCCGAccactcgccgtcgccgccgccgcagccgccgcaccGCGACTGGTTcttcccgccggcgccgcccttcctcccctcctcctccaGGTCCCTCGCCCCCAGGGCCCCCTTCCCCTCCACCTCCCGCTCCTACAAGCCCTACTCGCCCGCCGACCGCCGCCCGCTCCCGCCCCcccgctcccgctcccgctcccCGCACCCCTCGCCGGAGCAGCAGTCGCCGCAGCCCCCCTCCGCGCCGCGCCTCCGGGGCTGGGACCCCCGCTACGCGGGCGTCCGCCGCGGCGATGCGCCCGCAGCTGCTGCCGCGCCGCCGGCTGCCCCGCCGGCGGTGCCCGAGAGGAAGTCGCCCCCGGCGTCGGCGCTCACCCTTCGGTGGTCCGGGATGCTCTCCGCGGCG GCCATTCTCCTCTGCTTCGCCTCCCTCCTCCACAGGAACTTCTCGCTGCACGACCAGGTCCACCATTTGCGG GGACAGCTTGGTGCGGCCACCGCGAAGTTGCAGTCATGTATCGTCGTCATGGACTCGTCGCTGGACATGAGCAGCGTGTTTTCGTACGAGAGCAACGACGAGTTTGTGCCCAGCAGAAGCCTGAAGAATTTCTCCCTGCTGCTCTCGCTGTCCGCGCTGTATGCGCCGATAGTTATTCTCAAGTACATCGACATTCTGTCCAAGCTGAGGAGATCACGACACTCTGAAGATGTCGCCTTCAACAAGCGGTTGGCGTACAGAGTAGATATATTTTTGTCACTTCATCCATACGCTAAACCCTTGGTTCTTCTTGTCGGTACAATGTTGCTTATCGGTCTTGGTGGACTCGCTCTTTATGGGGTTACTGATGATAGCTTATCGGATTGCCTCTGGTTATCGTGGACCTTTGTGGCTGATGCGGGAAACCATGCAAATGCCGTTGGCGTTGGACCTAAGTTGGTTTCAGTTTCAATCAGTATTGGTGGGATGTTGGTTTTTGCCATGATGCTTGGTCTTGTGACTGATTCAATCtcagagaagtttgattctttgagGAAAGGAAGGAGCGAGGTCATAGAGCAGAGTCACACCCTGATCCTTGGGTggagtgacaagttg GGATCTTTACTGAACCAAATTTGTATTGCTAACGAAAGTTTGGGAGGAGGGACTATCGTAGTGATGGCCGAGAGAGACAAAGAGGAAATGGAAGCAGATATTGCTAAAATGGAGTTTGACTTGAAAGGAACGGCTGTAATATGCAGAAGTGGAAGCCCTTTGATTCTGGCTGACTTGAAAAAG GTCTCAGTTTCTAAGGCGCGTGCAATTGTGGTTTTAGCTGAAGAAGGAAATGCTGACCAG AGTGATGCCCGAGCACTGCGAATAGTCTTGAGTTTAACTGGAGTTAAAGAAGGACTAAGAGGTCACATTGTCGTTGAGCTTAGTGATCTTGACAATGAAGTGCTAGTCAAACTTGTTGGTGGAGACCTTGTGGAAACTGTTGTTGCACATGATGTAATAGGTCGGTTGATGATACAATGCGCGCGTCAGCCGGGCCTTGCTCAG ATATGGGAAGATATCCTTGGCTTCGAGAACTGTGAGTTCTACATTAAAAGATGGCCTCAGTTGGTCGGAATGCAATTTGAAGATGTGCTGATTAGTTTTCCTGATGCTGTTCCATGTGGAATAAAGATGGCATCTTACGGGGGGAAGATTATTTTAAATCCTGATGATTGTTATGTCTTGCAAGAGGGCGATGAGGTGATAGtaattgcagaggatgatgatACATATACCCCAGCACCGTTACCCAAG GTTAGGAGAGGCTACCCGCCTAAAGATTTTGTTGGTCCAAAGTCTCCTGAAAGAATATTATTTTGTGGTTGGCGACGTGATATGGAGGATATGATAATG GTACTGGATGCTTTCCTAGCTCCAGGGTCAGAGTTGTGGATGTTCAATGATGTCCCTGAGATAGATAGAGAAAGAAAGCTAATTGAAGGAGGTCTGGACTTTAGTCGTCTTGAAAATATTACATTGGTTCATCGAGAAGGAAATGCTGTTATTCGCCGTCACTTGGAGAGCCTCCCTTTAGAGTCGTTTGATTCT ATATTGATTTTGGCAGATGAATCTGTAGAAGATTCAGCAATCCAAGCTGATTCGAGGTCTCTTGCAACGTTACTGTTGATCAGAGATATTCAG GCAAAACGGCTTCCATACAAGGAAGCGATTGGTTCAGATGGTTTCCGAAGAAGCTTATCAGAAGGTTCTTGGATGGGAGAGATGCAACAAGCATCTGATAAATCTGTTATAATCAGTGAGATATTGGATCCTAGGACTAaaaatttgttatacatgtcaaaaATAAGTGACTATGTTCTTTCAAATGAACTCGTGAGCATGGCATTGGCAATGGTCGCAGAAGATCGCCAAATAAATTATGTGTTGGAGGAGCTCTTTGCTGAACAG GGGAATGAACTGCAAATACGACAATCTGACCTGTACCTTCGAGAAGACGAGGAGCTAAACTTCTTCGAGGTCATGCTACGAGCTAGGCAGAGGAAAGAGGTTGTCATCGGGTACCGTCTCGAGGACGCCGAGCGTGCCATAATCAATCCACCAGACAAAGTTTCAAGGAGAAGGTGGTCACCCAAGGATGTTTTTGTCGCTATAGCTGAGAAAGAATGA
- the LOC119287451 gene encoding probable ion channel CASTOR isoform X2, with protein sequence MPLDPDHSPSPPPQPPHRDWFFPPAPPFLPSSSRSLAPRAPFPSTSRSYKPYSPADRRPLPPPRSRSRSPHPSPEQQSPQPPSAPRLRGWDPRYAGVRRGDAPAAAAAPPAAPPAVPERKSPPASALTLRWSGMLSAAAILLCFASLLHRNFSLHDQVHHLRGQLGAATAKLQSCIVVMDSSLDMSSVFSYESNDEFVPSRSLKNFSLLLSLSALYAPIVILKYIDILSKLRRSRHSEDVAFNKRLAYRVDIFLSLHPYAKPLVLLVGTMLLIGLGGLALYGVTDDSLSDCLWLSWTFVADAGNHANAVGVGPKLVSVSISIGGMLVFAMMLGLVTDSISEKFDSLRKGRSEVIEQSHTLILGWSDKLGSLLNQICIANESLGGGTIVVMAERDKEEMEADIAKMEFDLKGTAVICRSGSPLILADLKKVSVSKARAIVVLAEEGNADQSDARALRIVLSLTGVKEGLRGHIVVELSDLDNEVLVKLVGGDLVETVVAHDVIGRLMIQCARQPGLAQIWEDILGFENCEFYIKRWPQLVGMQFEDVLISFPDAVPCGIKMASYGGKIILNPDDCYVLQEGDEVIVIAEDDDTYTPAPLPKVKEAVYIDIVRHERNSQKILLCGMRRDIDDMIVVLDAFLAPGSELWMFNDVPEIDRERKLIEGGLDFSRLENITLVHREGNAVIRRHLESLPLESFDSILILADESVEDSAIQADSRSLATLLLIRDIQAKRLPYKEAIGSDGFRRSLSEGSWMGEMQQASDKSVIISEILDPRTKNLLYMSKISDYVLSNELVSMALAMVAEDRQINYVLEELFAEQGNELQIRQSDLYLREDEELNFFEVMLRARQRKEVVIGYRLEDAERAIINPPDKVSRRRWSPKDVFVAIAEKE encoded by the exons ATGCCCCTGGACCCCGAccactcgccgtcgccgccgccgcagccgccgcaccGCGACTGGTTcttcccgccggcgccgcccttcctcccctcctcctccaGGTCCCTCGCCCCCAGGGCCCCCTTCCCCTCCACCTCCCGCTCCTACAAGCCCTACTCGCCCGCCGACCGCCGCCCGCTCCCGCCCCcccgctcccgctcccgctcccCGCACCCCTCGCCGGAGCAGCAGTCGCCGCAGCCCCCCTCCGCGCCGCGCCTCCGGGGCTGGGACCCCCGCTACGCGGGCGTCCGCCGCGGCGATGCGCCCGCAGCTGCTGCCGCGCCGCCGGCTGCCCCGCCGGCGGTGCCCGAGAGGAAGTCGCCCCCGGCGTCGGCGCTCACCCTTCGGTGGTCCGGGATGCTCTCCGCGGCG GCCATTCTCCTCTGCTTCGCCTCCCTCCTCCACAGGAACTTCTCGCTGCACGACCAGGTCCACCATTTGCGG GGACAGCTTGGTGCGGCCACCGCGAAGTTGCAGTCATGTATCGTCGTCATGGACTCGTCGCTGGACATGAGCAGCGTGTTTTCGTACGAGAGCAACGACGAGTTTGTGCCCAGCAGAAGCCTGAAGAATTTCTCCCTGCTGCTCTCGCTGTCCGCGCTGTATGCGCCGATAGTTATTCTCAAGTACATCGACATTCTGTCCAAGCTGAGGAGATCACGACACTCTGAAGATGTCGCCTTCAACAAGCGGTTGGCGTACAGAGTAGATATATTTTTGTCACTTCATCCATACGCTAAACCCTTGGTTCTTCTTGTCGGTACAATGTTGCTTATCGGTCTTGGTGGACTCGCTCTTTATGGGGTTACTGATGATAGCTTATCGGATTGCCTCTGGTTATCGTGGACCTTTGTGGCTGATGCGGGAAACCATGCAAATGCCGTTGGCGTTGGACCTAAGTTGGTTTCAGTTTCAATCAGTATTGGTGGGATGTTGGTTTTTGCCATGATGCTTGGTCTTGTGACTGATTCAATCtcagagaagtttgattctttgagGAAAGGAAGGAGCGAGGTCATAGAGCAGAGTCACACCCTGATCCTTGGGTggagtgacaagttg GGATCTTTACTGAACCAAATTTGTATTGCTAACGAAAGTTTGGGAGGAGGGACTATCGTAGTGATGGCCGAGAGAGACAAAGAGGAAATGGAAGCAGATATTGCTAAAATGGAGTTTGACTTGAAAGGAACGGCTGTAATATGCAGAAGTGGAAGCCCTTTGATTCTGGCTGACTTGAAAAAG GTCTCAGTTTCTAAGGCGCGTGCAATTGTGGTTTTAGCTGAAGAAGGAAATGCTGACCAG AGTGATGCCCGAGCACTGCGAATAGTCTTGAGTTTAACTGGAGTTAAAGAAGGACTAAGAGGTCACATTGTCGTTGAGCTTAGTGATCTTGACAATGAAGTGCTAGTCAAACTTGTTGGTGGAGACCTTGTGGAAACTGTTGTTGCACATGATGTAATAGGTCGGTTGATGATACAATGCGCGCGTCAGCCGGGCCTTGCTCAG ATATGGGAAGATATCCTTGGCTTCGAGAACTGTGAGTTCTACATTAAAAGATGGCCTCAGTTGGTCGGAATGCAATTTGAAGATGTGCTGATTAGTTTTCCTGATGCTGTTCCATGTGGAATAAAGATGGCATCTTACGGGGGGAAGATTATTTTAAATCCTGATGATTGTTATGTCTTGCAAGAGGGCGATGAGGTGATAGtaattgcagaggatgatgatACATATACCCCAGCACCGTTACCCAAG GTTAAAGAAGCTGTTTACATAGACATTGTTCGCCATGAAAGAAACTCCCAGAAGATTCTTCTTTGTGGAATGCGACGGGATATAGATGATATGATTGTG GTACTGGATGCTTTCCTAGCTCCAGGGTCAGAGTTGTGGATGTTCAATGATGTCCCTGAGATAGATAGAGAAAGAAAGCTAATTGAAGGAGGTCTGGACTTTAGTCGTCTTGAAAATATTACATTGGTTCATCGAGAAGGAAATGCTGTTATTCGCCGTCACTTGGAGAGCCTCCCTTTAGAGTCGTTTGATTCT ATATTGATTTTGGCAGATGAATCTGTAGAAGATTCAGCAATCCAAGCTGATTCGAGGTCTCTTGCAACGTTACTGTTGATCAGAGATATTCAG GCAAAACGGCTTCCATACAAGGAAGCGATTGGTTCAGATGGTTTCCGAAGAAGCTTATCAGAAGGTTCTTGGATGGGAGAGATGCAACAAGCATCTGATAAATCTGTTATAATCAGTGAGATATTGGATCCTAGGACTAaaaatttgttatacatgtcaaaaATAAGTGACTATGTTCTTTCAAATGAACTCGTGAGCATGGCATTGGCAATGGTCGCAGAAGATCGCCAAATAAATTATGTGTTGGAGGAGCTCTTTGCTGAACAG GGGAATGAACTGCAAATACGACAATCTGACCTGTACCTTCGAGAAGACGAGGAGCTAAACTTCTTCGAGGTCATGCTACGAGCTAGGCAGAGGAAAGAGGTTGTCATCGGGTACCGTCTCGAGGACGCCGAGCGTGCCATAATCAATCCACCAGACAAAGTTTCAAGGAGAAGGTGGTCACCCAAGGATGTTTTTGTCGCTATAGCTGAGAAAGAATGA
- the LOC119287451 gene encoding probable ion channel CASTOR isoform X3 codes for MDSSLDMSSVFSYESNDEFVPSRSLKNFSLLLSLSALYAPIVILKYIDILSKLRRSRHSEDVAFNKRLAYRVDIFLSLHPYAKPLVLLVGTMLLIGLGGLALYGVTDDSLSDCLWLSWTFVADAGNHANAVGVGPKLVSVSISIGGMLVFAMMLGLVTDSISEKFDSLRKGRSEVIEQSHTLILGWSDKLGSLLNQICIANESLGGGTIVVMAERDKEEMEADIAKMEFDLKGTAVICRSGSPLILADLKKVSVSKARAIVVLAEEGNADQSDARALRIVLSLTGVKEGLRGHIVVELSDLDNEVLVKLVGGDLVETVVAHDVIGRLMIQCARQPGLAQIWEDILGFENCEFYIKRWPQLVGMQFEDVLISFPDAVPCGIKMASYGGKIILNPDDCYVLQEGDEVIVIAEDDDTYTPAPLPKVRRGYPPKDFVGPKSPERILFCGWRRDMEDMIMVLDAFLAPGSELWMFNDVPEIDRERKLIEGGLDFSRLENITLVHREGNAVIRRHLESLPLESFDSILILADESVEDSAIQADSRSLATLLLIRDIQAKRLPYKEAIGSDGFRRSLSEGSWMGEMQQASDKSVIISEILDPRTKNLLYMSKISDYVLSNELVSMALAMVAEDRQINYVLEELFAEQGNELQIRQSDLYLREDEELNFFEVMLRARQRKEVVIGYRLEDAERAIINPPDKVSRRRWSPKDVFVAIAEKE; via the exons ATGGACTCGTCGCTGGACATGAGCAGCGTGTTTTCGTACGAGAGCAACGACGAGTTTGTGCCCAGCAGAAGCCTGAAGAATTTCTCCCTGCTGCTCTCGCTGTCCGCGCTGTATGCGCCGATAGTTATTCTCAAGTACATCGACATTCTGTCCAAGCTGAGGAGATCACGACACTCTGAAGATGTCGCCTTCAACAAGCGGTTGGCGTACAGAGTAGATATATTTTTGTCACTTCATCCATACGCTAAACCCTTGGTTCTTCTTGTCGGTACAATGTTGCTTATCGGTCTTGGTGGACTCGCTCTTTATGGGGTTACTGATGATAGCTTATCGGATTGCCTCTGGTTATCGTGGACCTTTGTGGCTGATGCGGGAAACCATGCAAATGCCGTTGGCGTTGGACCTAAGTTGGTTTCAGTTTCAATCAGTATTGGTGGGATGTTGGTTTTTGCCATGATGCTTGGTCTTGTGACTGATTCAATCtcagagaagtttgattctttgagGAAAGGAAGGAGCGAGGTCATAGAGCAGAGTCACACCCTGATCCTTGGGTggagtgacaagttg GGATCTTTACTGAACCAAATTTGTATTGCTAACGAAAGTTTGGGAGGAGGGACTATCGTAGTGATGGCCGAGAGAGACAAAGAGGAAATGGAAGCAGATATTGCTAAAATGGAGTTTGACTTGAAAGGAACGGCTGTAATATGCAGAAGTGGAAGCCCTTTGATTCTGGCTGACTTGAAAAAG GTCTCAGTTTCTAAGGCGCGTGCAATTGTGGTTTTAGCTGAAGAAGGAAATGCTGACCAG AGTGATGCCCGAGCACTGCGAATAGTCTTGAGTTTAACTGGAGTTAAAGAAGGACTAAGAGGTCACATTGTCGTTGAGCTTAGTGATCTTGACAATGAAGTGCTAGTCAAACTTGTTGGTGGAGACCTTGTGGAAACTGTTGTTGCACATGATGTAATAGGTCGGTTGATGATACAATGCGCGCGTCAGCCGGGCCTTGCTCAG ATATGGGAAGATATCCTTGGCTTCGAGAACTGTGAGTTCTACATTAAAAGATGGCCTCAGTTGGTCGGAATGCAATTTGAAGATGTGCTGATTAGTTTTCCTGATGCTGTTCCATGTGGAATAAAGATGGCATCTTACGGGGGGAAGATTATTTTAAATCCTGATGATTGTTATGTCTTGCAAGAGGGCGATGAGGTGATAGtaattgcagaggatgatgatACATATACCCCAGCACCGTTACCCAAG GTTAGGAGAGGCTACCCGCCTAAAGATTTTGTTGGTCCAAAGTCTCCTGAAAGAATATTATTTTGTGGTTGGCGACGTGATATGGAGGATATGATAATG GTACTGGATGCTTTCCTAGCTCCAGGGTCAGAGTTGTGGATGTTCAATGATGTCCCTGAGATAGATAGAGAAAGAAAGCTAATTGAAGGAGGTCTGGACTTTAGTCGTCTTGAAAATATTACATTGGTTCATCGAGAAGGAAATGCTGTTATTCGCCGTCACTTGGAGAGCCTCCCTTTAGAGTCGTTTGATTCT ATATTGATTTTGGCAGATGAATCTGTAGAAGATTCAGCAATCCAAGCTGATTCGAGGTCTCTTGCAACGTTACTGTTGATCAGAGATATTCAG GCAAAACGGCTTCCATACAAGGAAGCGATTGGTTCAGATGGTTTCCGAAGAAGCTTATCAGAAGGTTCTTGGATGGGAGAGATGCAACAAGCATCTGATAAATCTGTTATAATCAGTGAGATATTGGATCCTAGGACTAaaaatttgttatacatgtcaaaaATAAGTGACTATGTTCTTTCAAATGAACTCGTGAGCATGGCATTGGCAATGGTCGCAGAAGATCGCCAAATAAATTATGTGTTGGAGGAGCTCTTTGCTGAACAG GGGAATGAACTGCAAATACGACAATCTGACCTGTACCTTCGAGAAGACGAGGAGCTAAACTTCTTCGAGGTCATGCTACGAGCTAGGCAGAGGAAAGAGGTTGTCATCGGGTACCGTCTCGAGGACGCCGAGCGTGCCATAATCAATCCACCAGACAAAGTTTCAAGGAGAAGGTGGTCACCCAAGGATGTTTTTGTCGCTATAGCTGAGAAAGAATGA